The genome window ACGGACATCATCGGAATCGAGGCGGCGATCATCGGGACCATGCTTTGGGTCACCCGCGTGTTTGACGCCTTCACCGATCCCATGATGGGGGTCATTTGCGACCGCACGGATACGCCGGAGGGCAAGTTCCGCCCCTGGCTGCGCTGGATGATCCTGCCTTTTGCGGTGAGTGGGGTACTGATTTTCACGGTTCCGGAGTTGGACGACACTTGGACCATCGTTTACGTCTATGCGACTTACTCGCTTGCGATGCTGGCCTACACGGCGATCAACATTCCCTATGGTGCTTTGATGGGTGTGATGACGCCTCACTCGGCGGAACGCACAGTGCTTTCCTCCTTCCGTTTCTATGGATCGTTTTCGGCAAACTTGGTGGTGCAAGCCACGATCCTCTACATGGTTGCCGGGCTCGGGGGCGCCGAAGACGGTTCCTACACGCAGCAAGGATATATCTTGACCATGAGCATCTATGGAATCTGCGCGGGGTTCCTGTTCTTGGGTACTTTTTACGGAACCAAGGAGCGCGTGCAGCCTCCGAAGGGGCAGGAAATGAACGTCAAGAAGGACTTGGCTCAGCTGTTCAAGAACAAGCCTTGGGTTTCGCTCATTTTTGTGGGCATCGGCACGGTGATGTGGATCGCCATGCGCGACGCGGCCCAGCTGTATTACTTCAAGTACTACGTGGTGGCGGACATGGAAAGCGCTGCTCGTTTCACCAAGTTGATGACGTGGTACAACGTGCTGGGGTCGCTGGGAACGATCGCAGGTGTTTATTTCACGAAGCACTTCACGGACTTGTTCCGAGGCAAGAAGAACGCCTTTTTCTCGTTGACGGTTTTGAGCGCGATTTTAGGCA of Pelagicoccus enzymogenes contains these proteins:
- a CDS encoding MFS transporter; protein product: MSSNETAADKAGTVHVPDKIITMKENFAYAAGDMASVFYFKVFSSFLMFFYTDIIGIEAAIIGTMLWVTRVFDAFTDPMMGVICDRTDTPEGKFRPWLRWMILPFAVSGVLIFTVPELDDTWTIVYVYATYSLAMLAYTAINIPYGALMGVMTPHSAERTVLSSFRFYGSFSANLVVQATILYMVAGLGGAEDGSYTQQGYILTMSIYGICAGFLFLGTFYGTKERVQPPKGQEMNVKKDLAQLFKNKPWVSLIFVGIGTVMWIAMRDAAQLYYFKYYVVADMESAARFTKLMTWYNVLGSLGTIAGVYFTKHFTDLFRGKKNAFFSLTVLSAILGTGFFLCGPGDILLMFTIGIGLSIITGPLMPLFWSMIADTADYSEWKFGRRFTGLTFSAGTFSMKLGWAVGPALAAYSLSYYGYEDNVLQSARTIEGLRLMMSFFPAALAAIAAVVVLSYGINRKMEVQMEEELLARKEAEGTVES